The Castellaniella sp. genome includes a window with the following:
- the xerC gene encoding tyrosine recombinase XerC, translated as MSADDTQRIEDWLAKLSIQQRYSDHTIAAYRHDLHALQACFADTPLDALQEHQIRQAIGQLHARGQQARSLARTLSAWRSYFEWRAPDAQLSRNPAQGVRAPRIPHSLPKALSVDQAQALLDRTQLPPAQTPVEKRDMAMFELLYACGLRVSELVGLDCQPLRQGGYQSHSWIDLQENEVIVRGKGSKTRAVPMGHLAHQALQAWLDVRSEFLPAQPDADTQAALFLGTRRHQRITPRVVQLQLQSLAQAAGLPLHVHPHSLRHSFASHLLQSAQDLRAVQELLGHANIATTQIYTRLDFQHLAASYDQAHPRAKRKKT; from the coding sequence ATGTCGGCTGACGACACGCAACGGATCGAAGACTGGCTGGCCAAGCTCAGCATCCAGCAGCGTTATTCGGACCACACCATCGCGGCGTATCGGCACGACCTGCATGCCTTGCAGGCCTGTTTTGCCGATACGCCGCTGGACGCGCTGCAAGAACATCAGATCCGCCAAGCCATCGGTCAGCTGCATGCCCGCGGCCAACAGGCGCGCAGTCTGGCCCGTACACTGTCGGCCTGGCGCAGCTATTTTGAATGGCGCGCCCCGGACGCCCAACTGTCGCGCAATCCGGCCCAGGGGGTGCGCGCACCGCGCATCCCCCACAGCCTGCCCAAAGCCTTGTCGGTGGACCAGGCCCAGGCCCTGCTGGATCGCACGCAACTGCCCCCGGCCCAGACGCCCGTTGAAAAACGCGATATGGCGATGTTCGAACTGCTGTATGCCTGCGGCCTGCGCGTGTCCGAACTGGTGGGGCTGGATTGCCAACCCCTGCGACAAGGCGGCTATCAGTCTCATAGCTGGATAGACCTGCAGGAAAATGAAGTGATTGTGCGCGGCAAAGGCAGCAAGACCCGGGCCGTGCCAATGGGCCACTTGGCGCATCAGGCCCTGCAGGCCTGGCTGGACGTGCGATCAGAGTTTTTGCCCGCCCAGCCCGATGCCGACACCCAGGCGGCTTTGTTTCTGGGGACCAGACGCCACCAGCGCATCACGCCCCGGGTGGTGCAGCTGCAGTTGCAGTCCCTGGCGCAGGCGGCCGGCCTGCCGTTGCATGTACACCCACACAGCTTGCGGCACAGTTTTGCAAGCCACTTGCTGCAGTCCGCCCAAGACCTGCGCGCCGTGCAGGAATTGCTGGGGCACGCCAATATCGCGACCACCCAGATCTACACCCGGCTGGACTTCCAGCATCTGGCCGCCAGCTACGATCAGGCCCACCCGCGGGCCAAACGTAAAAAAACCTGA
- a CDS encoding DUF484 family protein: MSPDALTPQAVAGFLSQNPQFFEDHAEVFATLSVPHPHQGRAISLGERQIMTLRNRIKEHEHRLMQLLQHAGGNERISQSLMHWCARMLAEPDASQIPGHIIRSLGDQFDLDAVALRVWGLDMLQDSEFAQDVSPEIRQYAADLNQPYCGPLKGQEAAAWLAIEPVSLAILPLRTLHDPAPIGLLVLGSADTQRYTSDMATDFLAQIAALAGAALGRLAQRTPQVA, translated from the coding sequence ATGAGCCCAGACGCCCTCACCCCCCAGGCGGTGGCCGGCTTTCTCAGCCAGAATCCTCAGTTTTTCGAGGATCACGCCGAGGTATTCGCCACGCTCAGCGTGCCTCACCCCCATCAGGGTCGGGCGATTTCTCTAGGCGAGCGCCAGATCATGACGCTGCGCAACCGCATCAAGGAACACGAGCATCGGCTGATGCAACTGCTGCAACACGCGGGCGGCAACGAACGCATCAGCCAGTCGCTGATGCACTGGTGCGCCCGCATGCTGGCCGAGCCGGATGCCAGCCAGATCCCCGGCCACATCATTCGCAGTCTGGGCGATCAGTTCGATCTGGATGCAGTTGCCCTGCGGGTCTGGGGCCTGGATATGCTGCAGGACAGTGAATTCGCCCAGGATGTGAGCCCGGAGATCCGCCAGTATGCCGCCGACCTGAACCAGCCTTACTGCGGCCCCCTGAAGGGCCAGGAAGCTGCCGCCTGGCTGGCCATCGAACCCGTTTCGCTGGCAATATTGCCGCTGCGCACGCTGCATGACCCCGCTCCCATTGGCCTGCTGGTGCTAGGGTCGGCCGACACGCAACGCTATACCAGCGACATGGCTACCGACTTTCTGGCCCAGATCGCCGCCCTGGCGGGGGCGGCCCTGGGGCGGCTGGCCCAGCGCACGCCCCAGGTTGCCTGA
- the dapF gene encoding diaminopimelate epimerase, with product MLWNFTKMHGAGNDFVVLDGVRQPITLTPQRAQALADRHFGIGADQILLVEDPLDPAADFRYRIFNADGSEVEHCGNGARCFVRFVHEHGLSRRNPLRAEIATGLIVLHESPDGQVAVDMGSTGFTPQQLDFDADNLATRPVGQDTQYALDLGDDTHWFSIAAISNPHAVLQVEQLDDYPVNRIGPALERHPRFRQRVNVGFMQIMTRHAIRLRVYERGAGETLACGTGACAAAIVGIRQGLLDSPVQVQTRGGLLQISWDGQSLRMQGPATTVFQGQVDIDALVAHTLENKG from the coding sequence ATGCTCTGGAATTTCACCAAAATGCATGGCGCAGGCAACGATTTCGTTGTGCTGGACGGCGTGCGACAACCGATTACGCTGACGCCACAACGTGCACAGGCACTGGCCGATCGTCATTTTGGCATTGGCGCCGACCAGATTCTGCTGGTCGAAGACCCGCTGGACCCGGCCGCTGATTTTCGTTACCGGATCTTCAATGCCGACGGCAGCGAAGTCGAGCACTGCGGCAACGGAGCGCGCTGCTTTGTGCGTTTTGTACACGAACACGGCCTGTCCCGACGCAATCCCCTGCGCGCTGAAATCGCCACCGGCCTGATCGTGCTGCACGAGTCCCCGGACGGCCAGGTAGCCGTCGATATGGGCAGCACCGGATTTACCCCACAGCAACTGGATTTCGACGCCGACAACCTGGCCACACGTCCGGTGGGCCAAGACACCCAGTACGCACTGGACCTGGGCGACGACACGCATTGGTTCTCAATCGCGGCGATCTCCAATCCACATGCGGTGCTCCAGGTTGAGCAGTTGGACGATTATCCGGTCAATCGCATCGGCCCCGCCCTCGAGCGCCATCCGCGCTTTCGCCAGCGCGTGAATGTCGGGTTCATGCAGATCATGACGCGCCACGCGATTCGCCTGCGGGTCTACGAGCGCGGCGCGGGTGAAACCCTGGCCTGCGGCACAGGCGCCTGCGCCGCCGCCATCGTCGGGATTCGCCAGGGTCTGCTGGACAGCCCGGTGCAGGTCCAGACCCGTGGCGGACTTCTGCAGATCAGTTGGGACGGGCAATCCCTGCGCATGCAGGGTCCGGCCACCACGGTTTTTCAAGGCCAGGTCGACATCGACGCCCTGGTCGCACACACACTGGAAAACAAGGGATAA
- a CDS encoding lysophospholipid acyltransferase family protein: protein MAFDKKPLIRALLGYFGRCPTPTRLRWGRVLGWLLPRLLRSRAHIVRVNLALCFPELSQNQRNVLAQRHFHLLAQSFVDRGLCWFGTQQRIMDSVLLTGEQHLQTLLEQGRRIIMFAPHFIALDAAATRLTLFLKESATLYTRQSDADVDEVVRQGRGRFNQVHLISRHDGVRGLIRQLRRGIPVYYLPDMDFGRQGSAFVPFFNVPAATLLSAAQIAANWDATIVPVISRLDPDTGQYQVTIGPPVQDFPGDDDPISATARLNHLIETEIRTDPAQYYWVHRRFKTRPEGQVGFY from the coding sequence ATGGCATTTGATAAAAAACCGCTGATCCGGGCGCTGTTGGGCTATTTTGGCCGCTGCCCCACGCCCACGCGGCTGCGCTGGGGCCGCGTGTTGGGCTGGCTGTTGCCACGCCTGCTGAGATCCCGTGCCCACATCGTGCGCGTCAACCTGGCGCTTTGTTTTCCGGAACTGTCGCAAAATCAGCGTAACGTCCTGGCGCAGCGCCATTTTCACTTGCTGGCCCAGTCTTTTGTGGATCGCGGCCTATGCTGGTTCGGCACCCAACAGCGCATCATGGACAGCGTGCTGCTCACCGGCGAGCAACACCTGCAGACCCTGTTGGAGCAAGGGCGCCGCATCATCATGTTTGCCCCGCACTTTATCGCCCTGGATGCCGCCGCCACCCGATTGACGCTGTTCCTGAAGGAATCCGCCACGCTCTACACCCGCCAGAGCGACGCCGATGTGGATGAAGTCGTGCGCCAGGGGCGCGGACGCTTCAATCAAGTGCATCTGATCAGCCGCCACGACGGCGTGCGCGGTTTGATCCGGCAGTTGCGCCGGGGCATCCCGGTTTATTATTTGCCAGACATGGATTTTGGTCGCCAGGGCAGCGCCTTTGTGCCTTTTTTCAATGTGCCGGCCGCTACCCTGCTGTCAGCCGCCCAAATTGCGGCCAATTGGGATGCCACCATCGTCCCGGTGATCAGTCGGCTGGACCCCGATACCGGTCAGTACCAGGTCACTATCGGCCCGCCGGTACAGGATTTCCCTGGGGACGATGACCCGATCAGCGCCACGGCGCGGCTGAATCACCTGATCGAGACCGAAATCCGGACGGACCCCGCCCAGTACTATTGGGTGCACCGCCGATTCAAGACCCGGCCCGAAGGGCAGGTCGGCTTTTATTAA